A region from the Dendropsophus ebraccatus isolate aDenEbr1 chromosome 1, aDenEbr1.pat, whole genome shotgun sequence genome encodes:
- the LOC138769778 gene encoding transmembrane 4 L6 family member 4-like: MCTGKCAKFIGIALFPFSVISLICNVILLFPGWKVDAVQNVKEQMTPEVVYLGGLIGGGLLVLVPAIHIQATGREGCCNNRCGMFLSIIFAAIGVAGSLYGFVLSVLGMVKGPTCLFPLRNETTNIVTPTWGRPFDSDFKDFNSENYLFNKTMWQVCELPKDVVEFNIILFSMVLASCGISLVLCVIQMLNGLFGCLCGTCGGKKE; this comes from the exons ATGTGCACCGGAAAATGTGCGAAATTTATCGGGATTGCCCTGTTCCCTTTTAGTGTCATCTCCCTCATCTGCAATGTGATCCTACTCTTTCCAGGATGGAAAGTTGACGCAGTCCAGAACGTAAAGGAACAGATGACACCAGAAGTTGTGTATCTGGGAGGCCTTATAGGAGGGGGATTGCTG GTGCTTGTTCCAGCCATTCACATCCAAGCCACCGGGCGAGAGGGCTGCTGCAACAACCGCTGTGGG ATGTTCCTGTCCATCATCTTTGCTGCTATTGGTGTTGCCGGATCTCTGTACGGTTTTGTGTTGTCTGTGCTGGGGATGGTGAAAGGACCTACGTGCTTGTTCCCTCTGCGCAACGAAACCACCAACATAGTGACACCAACATGGGGACGTCCCTTCGATTCTGACTTTAAAGATTTTAA CAGTGAAAATTATCTGTTCAACAAGACCATGTGGCAAGTCTGTGAGCTCCCCAAGGATGTGGTGGAGTTTAACATAATCCTGTTTTCTATGGTCCTGGCTTCCTGCGGCATCTCTCTGGTCCTGTGTGTTATCCAGATGTTAAACGGTCTCTTTGGCTGCCTCTGCGGAACCTGCGGCGGGAAAAAGGAATAG